In Plasmodium malariae genome assembly, chromosome: 11, the following proteins share a genomic window:
- the SWIB gene encoding SWIB/MDM2 domain-containing protein, putative, whose product MEPVDDLDSISVYDDSEYKKDYVIRDLLREVITSSIKEIDGKSINLLETLMKYGYELNRCIDKSNYYINEAFSSRVNTEKLRRKLRVHVFTVFNDGDRELSYPANITVEDSANVYRNASPSSMTFNIQGYILDADESDYDDVDESERLPTRVMNERRNSGYFIEDDDEDEEGSEMINEEVVSKYSGTDIDEDCENNENIDYRNTSVMKFTSFFSTIMVMRENETIVYDKKYKNYYDCDKLTFTRTLSERRNEIIKVYLFLDQKTPFFELSKKLSIFMKSPEETIPEIMKRIYEYCLEKDLVDSISAKIKTDEKLKDILGVDECEFSDLPKLLQKNFVIQKPIVLEHIVDLENEDESESIYDIVVDIFEPFVTLDSGKRKKFVLDSHHLNDVLQFLKKHEINEEENEDTLNEDSIKECTCTTNNLCSRDNNRLDENVYPADVRNNLLNVNGGDIVNENAEEENMELEDVEENYDKKDYINSGRIITVLTEKGDIEEYLIKECSEFCKKYKNLNLNSVGVTIFEKMNGLQSEIESIDDDIINILCKIRKKNNLRLRYTRFYEDPCGFIEHVMNSKFPVDFENLDDNIDYIYDQAANINDDNYYKLPWVHRGISKYLLIKDKNLDDVLKSFLNSMNLESKRKISSRSSNGNKKQRVPLNEQNNYCPYNDSNSNNNYSNNNNNNYYDNNNNNSNANNDNNMNNMLNMNSMLNMNNMYNMNNLYNMNNMQNVSNMQNINNNNSNINNNNLCYYYDNNNMNYSTPDPFNISMQNYGNNINYESNNMQNSGGFQMNNNTNDNEVRLNMNAENNFMQNNEQVNFNAYNINQVAAYPTYMNFPFNMTSQNDFNAMYNGTLPMELYPNENFYNSGNFAP is encoded by the coding sequence ATGGAACCTGTAGATGATTTAGATTCCATTAGTGTATATGATGATAGCGAATATAAGAAAGATTATGTAATAAGAGATTTATTGCGAGAAGTTATAACAAGTTCAATAAAGGAAATAGATGgaaaaagtattaatttaCTAGAAACATTAATGAAATATGGATATGAACTAAATAGATGTATTGATAAGAGCAACTACTATATCAATGAAGCATTCTCGTCAAGAGTAAATACAGAAAAATTAAGGCGTAAATTAAGAGTGCATGTATTTACAGTTTTTAATGATGGAGACAGAGAACTAAGTTATCCTGCAAATATTACAGTTGAAGATTCAGCAAATGTTTATAGAAATGCTTCCCCATCATCCATGACATTTAATATTCAGGGTTATATTTTAGATGCAGATGAGAGTGATTATGATGATGTAGATGAATCAGAAAGGTTACCTACGAGAGTAATGAATGAAAGGAGGAATTCTGGTTATTTCATTGAGGATGATGATGAAGATGAAGAAGGAAGTGAGATGATTAATGAAGAAGTCGTTAGTAAATATTCGGGTACGGACATTGATGAGGATtgtgaaaataatgaaaacatTGATTATCGTAATACAAGTGTCATGAAATTTACGTCCTTTTTTTCAACTATTATGGTTATGAGAGAAAATGAAACAATtgtatatgataaaaaatacaaaaattattacgaTTGTGATAAATTGACTTTTACACGTACACTAAGTGAAAgaagaaatgaaataattaaagtgtatttatttttagaccAAAAAACCCCTTTTTTTGAACTatcgaaaaaattaagtattttTATGAAGTCACCTGAAGAAACCATCCCAGAAATAATGAAACGCATTTATGAATATTGTTTAGAAAAAGACCTAGTTGATTCCATTAGtgctaaaataaaaacagatGAGAagttaaaagatatattaggTGTAGATGAATGTGAATTTAGTGATCTACCCAAGCTTTTGCAGAAGAATTTTGTAATTCAGAAACCAATAGTACTAGAACATATTGTTGACTTAGAGAATGAAGATGAATCTGAAAGTATATATGATATTGTCGTTGATATTTTTGAACCGTTTGTAACTTTAGACAGTGGTAAACGTAAAAAATTTGTACTTGATTCGCATCACTTAAATGAcgtattacaatttttaaaaaagcatGAAATAAATGAGGAAGAGAACGAGGACACACTGAATGAAGACTCTATTAAAGAGTGCACTTGTActacaaataatttatgtagtAGGGATAATAATAGATTAGATGAAAATGTTTACCCAGCAGATGTTAGGAACAATTTATTGAATGTAAATGGTGGTGACATAGTGAATGAAAACGCGGAAGAGGAAAATATGGAACTAGAAGATGTGGAGGAAAATTATGATAAGAAAGATTATATAAACAGTGGGAGAATAATAACTGTACTTACAGAAAAGGGTGATATAGaggaatatttaattaaagagTGCTCCgaattttgtaaaaagtataaaaatttaaatttaaattctGTGGGAGTTACTATATTTGAAAAGATGAATGGATTACAAAGTGAAATAGAAAGTATAGATgatgatattataaatatattatgtaagattagaaaaaagaataatttaagaTTACGTTATACAAGATTTTATGAAGACCCATGTGGATTTATTGAGCATGTAATGAATAGTAAATTTCCTGTGGATTTCGAAAATTTAGATGATAATATTGATTACATTTATGACCAAGCAGCTAATATTAATGATGacaattattataaactCCCTTGGGTTCATAGAGGCATTTCAAAGTATTTGTTAATTAAGGATAAAAATTTGGATGATGTTCttaaatcttttttaaattctatgAATTTGGAAAGTAAAAGAAAGATTAGTAGTAGGAGCTCgaatggaaataaaaaacaaagagtacctttaaatgaacaaaataattattgtcCATATAACGATAGTAATAGCAATAACAactatagtaataataataataataattattatgataataacaataataacagtaatgccaataatgataataatatgaataatatgcTTAATATGAACAGTATGCTTAATATGAacaatatgtataatatgaacaatttgtataatatgaacaatatGCAAAATGTGAGCaatatgcaaaatattaataataataatagtaatattaataacaataatttatgttattattatgataataataatatgaattatagCACTCCAGACCCTTTTAACATTTCGATGCAAAATTatggaaataatataaattatgaaagcAACAATATGCAAAACTCTGGTGGTTTTCAGATGAATAACAATACAAATGATAATGAAGTAAGGTTAAACATGAATgctgaaaataattttatgcaAAATAATGAACAAGTTAATTTTAACGCTTATAATATTAATCAGGTTGCTGCTTACCCAACGTACATGAATTTCCCTTTTAATATGACATCTCAAAATGATTTTAATGCAATGTATAATGGTACATTACCTATGGAGTTATACccaaatgaaaatttttacaattctGGCAACTTTGCTCCATAA
- the PmUG01_11051800 gene encoding conserved Plasmodium protein, unknown function — translation MLRLNNVRLFLKSKIRFSGGKQHPKWVVKDKEKYNIYTYDNSYYGENFRYNNFVLHIRSYKYYIDYIIENIYKTLKCCGKFFFNPLKSFILKHNPDVRYQLVALLAFFGTTSAITCYHNNIYQNIIDVTNMLELGVVDDMKDNNFFDTQSELQNKNIDDYSQDHERLTDLWEKALKDATQKNNFNELCKYLIIKEDEPIVRFKPKHIWRYNMIPYGENNPDTQTFPIPSYEKPFRSFALNFTYNNLSGNWGDYIDRRDNKGSLLRPSRYMFTDVLIPATK, via the exons atg tTGCGATTAAATAATGTGCGACTTTTCTTGAAAAGTAAAATTCGATTTAGTGGTGGCAAACAGCATCCCAAATGGGTTGTAAAGGACAaagagaaatataatatatatacatatgacaATTCATATTATGGGGAAAATTTCAGATATAATAACTTTGTATTACATATAAGAtcatacaaatattatattgattatataatagaaaacaTTTACAAAACTCTTAAATGTTGTGgcaaatttttctttaatccgttaaaaagttttattttaaaacataatcCTGATGTTCGATATCAATTAGTAGCTCTTTTGGCCTTTTTCGGAACAACGTCAGCTATAACATGTTATcacaataatatttatcaaaatattattgacGTAACAAATATGTTAGAGTTGGGAGTAGTAGATGATATGAAAGACAATAACTTTTTTGATACACAAAGTGAATTGCAGAATAAAAACATAGACGATTATAGTCAAGACCATGAAAGGCTTACGGATTTGTG GGAAAAGGCACTAAAAGATGCAAcacaaaaaaacaatttcAATGAACTGtgcaaatatttaattataaaagagGATGAACCAATAGTTCGTTTTAAACCAAAACATATTTGGAGATACAACATGATACCTTATGGGGAAAATAATCCAGACACACAGACATTTCCAATTCCTTCATATGAGAAACCATTTAGGTCATTTGctttaaattttacatataataatttatcagGTAATTGGGGGGACTACATTGACAGGAGAGATAATAAAGGATCTTTATTAAGACCATCAAGATACATGTTCACGGATGTACTCATACCCgcaacaaaataa
- the PmUG01_11051900 gene encoding transcription factor with AP2 domain(s), putative, with protein sequence MLSSYFRNGKYINKVTYKNINRPNNLQISVRYISILASCKIYLPLSTDLIFFNDKKFFGVKRVVQKRKYMLKLIQPHQEKFDVDKYKKYLEKEFLCEKIDVNNINIDNEKEVELYENYLLNYKYNKREVEKHAPLPLSLLSSSFIRRTIYSNREHVLKNLKNVNWKKYCCNVKGVRWHASGAWRVYFCKRNYQHNFFVKCDCYFRVSIYGFEKSKELAVLYRKRLEYEYILLMKRWKEIEMENAKKRKMIKMSKQDKQNFEDTEQNDDKDYINENSKQHNINY encoded by the exons atgcttAGCTCATACTTTCGGAATGgtaaatatatcaataaagtcacctataaaaatataaatcgaCCTAACAACTTGCAAATTTCAGTTAgatatatttccattttaGCATCATGTAAAATCTATTTGCCTTTATCTACCgatcttatattttttaatgacaAAAAATTCTTCGGAGTAAAAAGAGTTGTTCAAAAAAGAA AATACATGTTAAAACTAATACAACCACACCAAGAAAAATTTGATGTAGACAAATACaagaaatatttagaaaaagaatttttatgtGAAAAGATcgatgtaaataatataaatattgacAATGAAAAAGAAGTTGAATTATacgaaaattatttattaaattataaatataataaaagagaaGTTGAAAAACATGCTCCTCTTCCCTTATCCTTATTATCTTCTTCCTTCATAAGAAGAACTATTTATTCGAATAGAGAACATGTcctgaaaaatttaaaaaacgtTAACTGGAAAAAGTATTGTTGCAATGTCAAAGGTGTAAGATGGCATGCTAGTGGAGCATGGCGAGtctatttttgtaaaagaaattatcaacataatttttttgttaagtGTGACTGTTATTTTAGAGTAAGCATTTACGGTTTTGAAAAAAGCAAGGAACTAGCTGTTCTCTACAGAAAAAGGCTGgagtatgaatatatattactcaTGAAAAGGTGGAAAGAAATTGAAAT ggaaaatgctaaaaaaagaaaaatgataaaaatgtcAAAACAAGATAAGCAAAATTTTGAAGATACAGAACAAAATGATGATAAAGATTACATTAATGAAAATTCAAAACAGcacaatataaattattaa
- the SDH3 gene encoding succinate dehydrogenase subunit 3, putative, whose product MPKRFVLRNAFYLPALFLGGASLSHYFASKELDEIEKEATKPILGFSTGLVIGLVIGICIGTNYYYIFNKIFSFFDYFMKDDSEEKND is encoded by the coding sequence atgccaAAAAGATTTGTACTACGGAATGCATTTTACTTGCCAGCGTTATTTTTGGGTGGAGCATCTTTAAGTCATTATTTTGCATCAAAAGAATTGgatgaaatagaaaaagaagcTACAAAACCTATTTTGGGATTTTCAACTGGTTTGGTTATAGGCTTAGTAATAGGTATTTGCATAGgtacaaattattattacatttttaataaaatattttcatttttcgaTTACTTTATGAAAGATGATTCAGAAGAAAAAAAcgattaa
- the PmUG01_11052100 gene encoding SNARE associated Golgi protein, putative → MIKEKEKLMASETYTLDVEKIKSKEVKLHFLYYSVIFALFVLIVLVYICLIPGFSIESKNNLRTLIPKSFKDIINLQNKEKVRILYDSLISYKNEHELVLLLLLSLLYILYQSFPIFLWWMAGTGCVITILIGAFYNYIFSILYCSILATLAPFITYVIFKYYGRTVINYFFQKQLIKFNRELNKRVRNNVDLFVYVTILRLTPVFPNVVINLVGACVQLPAVPFFLATYIGILPNTIILVSVGQAINSISSVNMTNQFYMSITFIVLLLLFQTVINYKCKDMRIQTR, encoded by the exons ATGATAAAAGAGAAGGAAAAACTTATGGCCAGTGAAACATATACATTAGAcgttgaaaaaataaaaagcaaagAAGTTAAGTTGCATTTTTTGTACTATTCAGTAATATTTGCATTATTTGTCTTAATAGTACTTgtgtatatttgtttaatacCGG GTTTTAGCATAGAAAGTAAGAACAATTTAAGAACCTTGATACCTAAAAGttttaaagatataataaatttacaaaataaagagaaagtAAGGATATTATACGATTCTTTAATTTCATACAAAAATGAACATGAActagttttattattattgttatcattattatatattttatatcaatcatttccaatatttttatggtGGATGGCTGGCACAGGTTGTGttataacaatattaataggagcattttataattatattttttccatactTTATTGTTCCATATTAGCAACTCTTGCACCATTTATTacttatgtaatttttaagtattatGGAAGAAcagtaataaattatttttttcaaaaacagCTTATTAAGTTTAATCGGGAGTTAAATAAAAGAGTAAGAAATAATGTAGATTTGTTTGTTTATGTAACAATATTAAGATTAACCCCTGTTTTTCCAAATGTTGTGATAAACTTAGTTGGGGCATGTGTACAACTTCCTGCtgtccctttttttttagctaCATATATAGGCATTTTACCGAATACTATAATATTAG TTTCTGTAGGTCAAGCAATTAACAGTATATCTTCTGTTAATATGACGAATCAGTTCTATATGTCCATAACGTTTATAGTGTtgcttttactttttcaaacagttataaattataagtgTAAGGATATGAGAATTCAGACAAGGTAA
- the SPT5 gene encoding transcription elongation factor SPT5, putative, protein MDGNKTIVSENANEGEENVKEYENVHKKEIGKAHNATQQNEKEMNGIILFRENEDDELSEKGEAGINEEQSSNDEEGVSYNESVNHDESVNHDESVNYDESIIHDGRVYNEGGKGEEHGRGAEHHKLKKKRKKDNYMSSYYMDNEAQEDEEEEEEEDEDYVENDIEYMDRKSNKIGQKKRKLAKNKYVSTFLDTEAQVGDDEEEEEYASSYIEEFEEAKKLEKKNMYETKLKSGTNHLAQAINKLSQRYENEKEIKDTLTDGETLTDEEMSVDDEYFDEGECLSTFDSPKMWLIKLFKNDVERNLAMGIYYKYMKLKDNDFNIKGIYVSDNLKGYIYIEADSLYMLKRFLLGFKFINLNEITIVPVQELTSIFAMCHSKVIIPKVNEYVRIKRGVYMDDIGQIFEVHEKGIYAVVRLIPRIFYDKYNNFKKEKNYNMNNNNSSSNNNNSNNNNSSSNNNNSNNNNNNSNNNNNNNNNNNNNSSNNNNNSNNNNSNNNNNNNSNNNNNNNNSSNNLSVSINKGISLFDDNIHKHDSYYMMNNDKYDMNNNNRSGIFPNEKIDLLDEALQVKRKKKKERPLKKFFDRDEIEQIGGVIEHGPYPRTIKYQNNIFEENGYLLKKMNIKYLISENANITLTEIREFNKNITNEDDINLHISKAFINKNSLHLFKKGERVKIMKGELFNLIGTITSVNENMLTINPDNIAKEFKFMPTDVTKYFMEGDNVTVINGIHKGKSGLISLLDYKENVALIFSPSLNTEFRSSIQDLTGSTTNSTSEGLGGINTLNGFSIGDLIELSDRQIGVLTYIDKNKHIRVLTSNSKILHTTIGAITTKRSAIGQVCKDENGNIIQAKDTIQIVKGMHRNKLAIVNYIWKNKIFAKINKKIEDNGFVVIDCENSILSGNNNEKKKIITHNNLFRTNNFTRKNHFQSFIGKTVKILTGVYKGLLGDVIDAERDEFTLLLKIKPKTVRQKRIECAIADAYRDNNIFDEKLKGSENTVDSKRRQEEKYEKKSQRFDDKKKYDSPLSNENQRSIFDRRKNDTNAKYDEKHTSSTYSTYNNHKQRERTANNGYYYYNNDKRRNSNETDRNNYVYGEHEEHEKFVIPKLTDQKDRHNVSLTSIHNKKEHIFRREEEEREKDEKENSGSSYHKIYTKDRNYDSHYMGEKHLSSHNNSNDNRHYGSKPSGWDMNNTYKKKEENLFKKDKYDEVNRKYSKKKDHTDEEYTDLKYQDKNKGGSLFSNYDEENERERNKDYSRRKDKNYAQEEGRDGRKEETNNGYEEGNNNRGGSNRGRSNWDNDQEYLSWLVAGVMIKVITPGPFYNEIGRIKEVIKKNTYTILKIETDKTSFSIVSDAVVPLKPSKKGEEVIIVDLEKVIEGSVIDIQNNEVQVNVPHGNVTYALQKVFMYKKNFA, encoded by the coding sequence ATGGAtggaaataaaacaatagtCAGTGAAAACGCAAATGAAGGAGAGGAAAATGTAAAGGAATATGAAAATGTTCACAAGAAAGAAATAGGGAAGGCACATAATGCAACACAACAAAATGAGAAAGAAATGAATGGGATAATTCTGTTCAGAGAAAATGAAGATGATGAACTGAGTGAAAAGGGTGAGGCGGGTATAAACGAGGAACAGAGTTCAAATGATGAAGAGGGCGTAAGTTATAATGAGAGTGTAAATCATGATGAGAGTGTAAATCATGATGAGAGTGTAAATTATGATGAGAGTATAATTCATGATGGGAGGGTATATAATGAAGGGGGCAAGGGCGAGGAGCACGGTAGAGGTGCAGAACACCAcaaattgaaaaagaaaaggaaaaaagataattataTGTCGTCATATTATATGGACAATGAAGCTCAAGAGGATGAGgaggaagaagaggaagaggaTGAGGACTATGTAGAAAACGATATAGAATATATGGATAgaaaatcaaataaaatagggcaaaaaaaaaggaaactggcaaaaaataaatacgttTCTACCTTTTTAGATACAGAAGCACAAGTTGGAGATGATGAGGAGGAAGAGGAGTATGCTAGTTCCTATATTGAAGAGTTTGAAGAAgctaaaaaattagaaaaaaagaatatgtatgaaacaaaattaaaaagtggAACAAATCATTTAGCTCAAGCTATAAATAAACTATCCCAACgatatgaaaatgaaaaagaaataaaagatacATTAACAGATGGGGAAACATTAACAGATGAAGAAATGTCAGTAGATGATGAATATTTTGATGAAGGGGAATGTTTAAGTACTTTTGATAGTCCTAAAATGTggttaattaaattatttaaaaatgatgtGGAAAGAAATCTAGCTATgggtatatattataaatatatgaaattaaaagataatgattttaatattaaaggaatatatgtatcagataatttaaaagggTACATATACATAGAGGCAGACAGTCTGTATATGTTAAAACGTTTTTTACTAggttttaaatttattaatttaaatgaaataacaaTTGTACCTGTACAAGAATTAACATCCATATTTGCCATGTGCCATTCGAAAGTAATTATACCTAAGGTGAATGAATATGTGAGAATAAAAAGAGGAGTATATATGGATGATATAGGTCAGATTTTTGAAGTGCATGAAAAGGGAATCTATGCTGTTGTTAGGTTAATTCcaagaatattttatgataaatataataattttaaaaaagaaaaaaactacaatatgaataataacaatagtagtagtaataataataatagtaataataataatagtagtagtaataataataatagtaataataataataataatagtaataataataataataataataataataataataataatagtagtaataataataataatagtaataataataatagtaataataataataataataatagtaataataataataataataataatagtagtaacaaCTTGTCAGTGTCCATTAATAAGGGGATTTCCCTATTTGATGATAACATTCACAAACATGACTCATATTATATGATGAACAATGATAAATATGAtatgaacaataataatCGGAGTGGAATTTTTCCAAATGAGAAAATAGATTTATTAGATGAAGCGTTACAagtgaaaaggaaaaaaaaaaaagagagacctttaaaaaaattttttgatagAGATGAAATTGAGCAAATAGGTGGAGTCATTGAGCATGGTCCATATCCAAGAACTATAAAATAtcaaaacaatatttttgaGGAGAATGgatatttattaaagaaaatgaatataaaatatttaattagtgAAAATGCTAATATCACATTAACAGAAATACgtgaatttaataaaaatattacgaaTGAAGATGATATTAACTTACATATCAGTAAagcatttataaataaaaattctttacatttatttaaaaaaggagaaagagtaaaaattatgaaggGAGAATTGTTCAATTTGATAGGAACTATAACAAGtgttaatgaaaatatgttaaCAATAAATCCTGATAATATAGCTAaagaatttaaatttatgcCTACAGAtgttacaaaatattttatggaAGGTGATAATGTAACTGTTATTAATGGTATACATAAAGGAAAGAGTGGTCTTATATCCCTACTAGATTATAAAGAGAATGTAGCActtattttttccccttcaTTAAACACCGAATTTAGATCATCTATACAAGATTTAACAGGTTCTACTACTAATAGTACTAGTGAAGGGTTAGGAGGTATTAATACCCTTAATGGATTCTCCATAGGAGATTTAATAGAATTAAGTGATAGACAAATTGGTGTATTAACctatattgataaaaataaacacatTCGTGTATTAACAAGTAATAGTAAAATTTTGCATACAACCATTGGTGCCATTACAACAAAAAGGTCAGCAATAGGACAAGTATGTAAAGATGAAAATGGAAACATAATTCAAGCAAAAGATACTATACAAATAGTTAAAGGAATGCATAGAAATAAATTAGCCAtagttaattatatatggaaaaataaaatttttgcaaaaataaataaaaaaattgaagataATGGTTTTGTAGTTATAGATTGTGAAAATTCTATATTATCAGGAaataacaatgaaaaaaaaaaaatcataactcataataatttgtttagaacaaataattttacgAGGAAAAATCATTTTCAGTCCTTTATTGGAAAAACagttaaaattttaacagGTGTTTATAAAGGACTATTAGGTGATGTAATAGATGCAGAAAGAGATGAATTTACTCTACTCTTAAAAATTAAGCCAAAGACAGTTAGGCAAAAAAGAATAGAATGTGCTATTGCTGATGCGTATAGAGACAACAACATTTTTGATGAGAAATTAAAAGGAAGTGAAAATACAGTAGACTCAAAAAGAAGACAAGAAGAAaagtatgaaaaaaagagtCAACGATTCGATGATAAGAAAAAGTATGATTCCCCTTTGTCCAATGAAAATCAAAGAAGTATATTCGATAGGAGGAAAAATGATACTAATGCAAAGTATGACGAAAAACATACTAGTAGTACATATAGCACGTACAATAACCATAAACAAAGGGAAAGAACTGCTAATAATGGGTATTATTACTACAACAATGACAAGAGAAGAAACAGTAACGAAACGGATAGAAACAACTACGTGTATGGAGAACACGAGGAACATGAAAAATTTGTTATCCCAAAATTGACTGATCAGAAGGACAGGCATAATGTATCCCTCACCTccatacataataaaaaagaacatatattCAGAAGGGAAGAGGAGGAGAGGGAGAAGGACGAGAAGGAGAATAGCGGTTCCTCCTACCACAAGATTTACACTAAAGACAGAAATTACGATAGTCATTATATGGGGGAGAAGCATCTTAGTAGtcataataatagcaatgaCAATCGTCATTATGGTAGCAAGCCCAGTGGTTGGGATATGAATAATACTTACAAAAAGAAGGAAGAAAATTTGTtcaaaaaagataaatatgatgaagttaatagaaaatatagcaaaaaaaaagatcatACGGATGAAGAGTACACtgatttaaaatatcaaGACAAGAATAAGGGGGGTTCCTTATTTTCGAATTATgatgaagaaaatgaaagAGAAAGGAACAAGGATTATAGTAGAAGAAAGGATAAAAATTACGCACAGGAAGAAGGTAGGGATGGcagaaaagaagaaacaaACAATGGATATGAAGagggaaataataatagaggAGGTAGTAATAGGGGGAGAAGTAATTGGGATAACGATCAAGAATATCTTAGCTGGCTAGTTGCAGGTGTAATGATAAAGGTAATTACCCCGGGGCCATTTTACAATGAAATAGGAAGGATTAAAGaggttataaaaaaaaatacatacactattttaaaaattgaaacGGACAAAACTTCATTTAGTATCGTTTCTGATGCGGTTGTTCCATTAAAACCGAGTAAAAAAGGTGAGGAGGTTATAATTGTAGATTTAGAAAAAGTTATCGAGGGGTCAGTCATagatatacaaaataatgaagTTCAAGTGAATGTTCCCCATGGGAATGTAACATATGCCCTTCAGAAGGTTTTCatgtataaaaagaattttgcATAA